The Rhododendron vialii isolate Sample 1 chromosome 6a, ASM3025357v1 genome includes a window with the following:
- the LOC131330267 gene encoding trafficking protein particle complex II-specific subunit 130 homolog isoform X3 produces the protein MANFLAQFQSIKNSSDHLVVAVEDVSDLWPTVKTGFEERLPFTRACLNNKTRNPVFVEKLPLEFILTTDSRLRSRFPQEQSLFWFREPYATVVLVTCEDLDEFKTILKPRLKLIVQNDEREWFIVFVTKAPPHNDQAVKLAKKVYAKLEVEFSSKKRERCCKLDIHGPEVNFWEDLESKIMECIRNTLDRRIQFYEDEIRKLSEQRFMPVWNFCNFFILKESLAFMFEMAHLHEDALREYDELELCYLETVNMTGKQREFGGMDKGDDQAALLKPGNKPLTQIVQDDSFREFEFRQYLFACQAKLLCKLNRPFEVSSRGYPFIISFSKALAVHENMLPFCMREVWVITACVALINTTTSNDSDEQVAHDIEKEFYRLQGDLYSLCRIKLMRLAYLIGYGSDIERSPVNSASLSMLPWPKPAIWPSVPPEASSEVFVKEKLILQATPRLKHFGIQRKPLPLEPAMLLREANRRRASLSSGNMFELLDGRSGFVDGLGSDVSSRMPPSTKAHTPHFSRTNSSPGIFDGSIDRPMRLAEIYVAAEHALHSTISDPNLWKSLSSMEEFEQKYLELSKGAADNYHRSWWKRHGVVLDGEIAAVCYKHGNFDLAAKSYEKVCALYAGEGWQDLLAEVLPNLAECQKILNDQAGYLSSCVRLLSLDKGLFSTKERQAFQSEVVRLAHSEMKHPVPLDVSSLITFSGNPGPPLELCDGDPGSLSVTVWSGFPDDITLESLSLTLIATYNADEGVKAIKSSVAIILKPGRNTITLSLPPQKPGSYVLGVLTGQIGHLRFRSHSFSKGGPADSDDFMSYEKPTKPILKVFKPRPLVDLSAAVSSALLINEPQWVGIIVKPIDYSLKGAVLHVDTGPGLRIDESHVIEMETYGDVSQTPAKLGYSDDARNNGSAVTEECKQLTLNDGRIELPEWARNITSVLWIPVRAISESLARGTNAAVPPRQSVVDGLRTIALKLEFGVSHNQTFERTLAVHFTDLFHVSTRVADKCNDGTLLLQVMLHSQVKASLTIYDAWLDLQDGFSHTGQGDGRPASGFFPLVISPTSRAGMLFSICLVTEVAEDEAKASCPDSVLNIRYGIAGDRSLGAHTPVAMEPNGVEDATQSLIFKSALVLQRPVLDPCLAVGFLPLPSSGLRVRQLVNMQWRVERLKDFEEKVLSDKNQDEVLYEINASSENWMIAGRKRGHVSLSTNKGSRIVISIVCVPLVAGYVRPPQLLLPNVDDANISCNPPGPHLVCVLPAALSSSYCIPA, from the exons TTGAAGATGTCAGCGACTTGTGGCCCACTGTAAAGACGGGGTTTGAGGAGCGTTTGCCATTCACAAGAGCTTGTTTGAATAACAAGACACGCAATCCTGTTTTTGTGGAGAAACTGCCCTTGGAGTTTATATTGACAACAGATTCAAGACTTCGTAGTCGGTTTCCTCAGGAGCAATCATTATTTTGGTTCCGAGAACCATATGCAACTGTTGTTCTTGTTACTTGTGAG GATCTTGATGAGTTCAAGACAATCCTTAAACCGCGCTTGAAGCTCATTGTTCAGAATGACGAACGGGAGTGGTTTATTGTGTTTGTGACTAAGGCTCCACCCCACAATGATCAGGCTGTCAAGCTTGCAAAGAAAGTATATGCTAAACTCGAGGTTGAATTCAGCTCAAAGAAGAGGGAAAG GTGCTGCAAGCTAGATATACACGGACCTGAAGTAAATTTCTGGGAAGACTTGGAATCCAAAATCATGGAGTGCATCAGGAACACACTTGATAGGCGCATTCAGTTTTACGAGGATGAGATTCGCAAGCTCAGTGAACAACGCTTTATGCCAGTTTGGAATTTTTGCAACTTTTTCATCCTGAAG GAAAGCTTGGCTTTTATGTTTGAGATGGCTCATCTCCATGAAGATGCATTACGAGAATACGACGAACTGGAGCTCTGCTATTTGGAAACAG TTAACATGACAGGGAAACAGCGGGAGTTTGGTGGAATGGACAAAGGAGATGATCAAGCTGCACTGCTAAAACCGGGAAACAAGCCATTAACACAGATTGTTCAAGATGATTCATTCAGAGAATTTGAATTCCGACAGTATCTCTTTGCCTGCCAAGCAAAG CTATTATGCAAGCTCAATCGTCCATTTGAGGTGTCATCGCGTGGTTATCCCTTTATAATCAGCTTTTCAAAGGCATTGGCGGTACATGAG AATATGTTACCCTTCTGCATGCGTGAAGTTTGGGTAATAACTGCTTGCGTGGCTTTAATCAATACAACTACTTCCAATGATAGTGATGAACAAGTGGCTCATGATATAGAAAAAGAGTTTTACCGCCTTCAGGGGGACCTTTATTCACTGTGCCGGATTAAG TTAATGAGGCTTGCTTATTTAATTGGATATGGGTCAGATATAGAAAGAAGTCCGGTCAACAG TGCTTCACTCAGCATGCTACCCTGGCCTAAGCCAGCCATTTGGCCTTCAGTCCCTCCTGAAGCATCATCTGAGGTATTTGTGAAAGAAAAG CTGATTCTTCAAGCGACTCCAAGGCTTAAGCACTTTGGTATTCAGAGGAAGCCATTACCTCTTGAACCAGCTATGCTTCTTCGTGAAGCTAATCGCCGAAGGGCTTCTCTTTCCTCTGGCAACATGTTTGAATTACTTGATGGTCGCTCCGGCTTTGTTGATGG CTTAGGTTCAGATGTATCTTCGAGGATGCCCCCATCTACTAAAGCGCATACTCCTCATTTTTCAAGAACTAATTCTTCACCAGGAATCTTCGACGGCTCCATTGATCGACCTATGAGGCTTGCAGAGATATATGTTGCGGCTGAACATGCTCTCCATAGCACAATTTCTGATCCTAATCTTTGGAAGTCACTGTCATCTATGGAGGAGTTTGAG CAAAAGTATCTGGAGCTATCAAAAGGTGCTGCTGATAATTATCATCGTTCATGGTGGAAAAGGCATGGAGTTGTCCTTGATGGTGAAATTGCAGCAGTCTGCTATAAGCATGGAAACTTTGATCTTGCTGCAAAGTCATATGAGAAGGTTTGTGCTCTCTATGCTGGTGAGGGATGGCAAGATTTGTTAGCTGAAGTTCTTCCCAATTTAGCAGAGTGCCAAAAAATCCTGAATGATCAAGCAGGCTATTTATCCTCTTGTGTGAGATTGCTCTCACTGGATAAAGGCTTATTCTCAACCAAGGAGCGTCAAGCTTTTCAGTCAGAAGTAGTCCGTCTTGCCCATAGTGAAATGAAGCACCCTGTGCCCCTTGATGTGTCTTCCTTGATTACATTTTCTGGCAATCCTGGGCCACCATTGGAGCTATGTGATGGCGATCCTGGTTCCTTATCTGTGACTGTTTGGAGTGGTTTTCCTGATGATATAACTCTTGAATCACTCAGTCTAACCCTAATAGCTACGTATAATGCTGATGAAGGTGTTAAG gcTATAAAGAGCTCTGTGGCTATCATACTAAAGCCTGGGCGAAATACAATCACCCTTTCCCTACCCCCACAGAAACCAGGTTCATATGTCTTGGGGGTTCTTACTGGGCAAATTGGTCACTTGAGATTTAGATCTCATAGTTTTTCTAAAGGTGGACCAGCAGACAGTGACGATTTTATGAGTTATGAGAAGCCAACGAAACCCATCTTAAAG GTGTTTAAACCAAGGCCTCTGGTAGATCTTTCTGCAGCTGTTTCATCTGCTTTGCTCATTAATGAGCCTCAATGGGTTGGAATAATTGTTAAGCCAATTGACTACTCCCTTAAGGGTGCTGTCTTGCATGTTGACACTGGTCCTGGTTTGAGGATCGACGAGTCTCATGTCATTGAAATGGAGACTTATGGTGACGTTTCACAAACTCCAGCCAAACTGGGTTACTCGGATGATGCTAGAAATAATGGTTCTGCTGTTACTGAAGAATGTAAGCAATTAACTCTTAATGATGGCAGAATAGAGTTGCCAGAGTGGGCTCGCAATATAACTTCTGTCCTGTGGATTCCTGTGCGTGCTATAAGTGAGAGTCTTGCTAGAGGAACAAATGCAG CTGTTCCCCCCCGACAGAGTGTTGTGGATGGATTAAGGACGATTGCACTGAAACTTGAGTTTGGAGTATCACATAATCAGACATTCGAAAG GACCCTAGCTGTGCATTTTACCGACCTTTTCCACGTGAGTACACGTGTTGCAGACAAATGCAATGACGGTACTTTACTTCTGCAG GTGATGCTGCACTCTCAAGTGAAAGCATCATTGACCATCTATGATGCTTGGTTGGATCTTCAAGACGGATTTTCTCACACTggacaaggtgatgggagaccAGCTTCTGGTTTCTTCCCTCTTGTTATTTCCCCGACGTCCAGAGCAGGAATGCTGTTCAGTATATGCTTGGTGACTGAAGTTGCTGA AGATGAAGCCAAGGCATCGTGTCCAGATAGTGTTCTAAATATCAGATATGGAATAGCGGGTGATAGAAGCCTTGGAGCGCACACCCCTGTAGCCATGGAACCCAATGGTGTTGAGGATGCTACACAATCTCTGATCTTCAAGAGTGCTCTTGTTTTACAGCGGCCTGTCCTGGACCCTTGCCTGGCAGTTggttttcttcctcttccttcaAGCGGTCTCAGAGTTAGGCAGCTTGTCAACATGCAGTGGAGAGTTGAAAGGTTAAAGGATTTCGAGGAGAAAGTGCTTTCTGACAAAAAT CAGGATGAGGTACTATACGAAATCAATGCCAGTTCAGAGAACTGGATGATTGCCGGAAGGAAAAGGGGGCATGTTTCACTCTCCACAAACAAAG GTTCACGGATAGTTATCTCGATAGTGTGTGTGCCACTGGTTGCGGGATATGTTCGTCCCCCACAACTACTGCTTCCAAATGTAGACGATGCAAATATAAGTTGCAATCCTCCCGGACCTCATTTGGTCTGTGTGTTGCCTGCAGCTCTCAGCTCCTCTTACTGCATACCAGCATGA